One Synergistota bacterium DNA window includes the following coding sequences:
- a CDS encoding TRAP transporter large permease subunit: protein MGTEAIALIAMVLLIALVISGVRLAFALMFLAILFGYLYRGPAMFNLFIHRTYGVMQNEVLIAVPLFIFMGIILEKSEAAEKLFNTMFQLFGPLRGGLALTAVIISTLFAACTGIIAASVTTMALIAFPAMLKRNYSKSLASGVVCAGGTLGILIPPSVMLVMMGPMCSLSVAKLFAGAIFPGLLLSGLYIAYILIVSWLKPEVAPAISEEERAKDKKTLIIQTMIYMIPVLGLLIAVLGSILLGIASPTEASAVGALGAAIIALSYKKLNWKTLRDAVYETLKITSMVFFVIVGAGMFTSVFLFMRGGALVESLLMATGFGKWGILALMMFVIFILGMFIDWIGILYIVIPVFMPIATKLGFDPLYFAVLIAVNLQMSFLTPPFAYAIFFLKGVAPPEVTTKDIYKGVLSFVSLQAIGLALCIIFPQIVTWFPNVTFK from the coding sequence ATGGGAACTGAGGCAATAGCCTTAATAGCAATGGTTCTCCTTATAGCGCTGGTTATAAGCGGGGTAAGGCTCGCTTTCGCTTTAATGTTCCTTGCAATCCTATTTGGATACCTTTACAGAGGACCCGCCATGTTTAATCTCTTCATACACAGAACTTACGGGGTAATGCAGAATGAGGTCTTGATAGCAGTACCGCTATTTATATTTATGGGAATCATTCTTGAGAAGAGCGAGGCGGCGGAAAAGCTTTTCAACACGATGTTCCAGCTTTTTGGTCCCCTGCGTGGAGGGCTTGCCCTCACCGCCGTGATAATAAGCACTCTGTTTGCTGCGTGCACGGGCATAATAGCCGCATCTGTAACGACAATGGCACTCATAGCTTTTCCCGCAATGTTGAAGAGAAACTACAGCAAGAGTCTCGCTTCGGGCGTTGTCTGCGCTGGTGGAACGCTCGGTATCCTTATACCACCAAGCGTCATGCTGGTAATGATGGGACCTATGTGTAGTCTCTCCGTGGCTAAGCTATTCGCAGGTGCCATATTTCCCGGCCTGCTATTATCCGGATTGTATATAGCCTATATACTTATCGTATCTTGGCTCAAGCCGGAAGTAGCTCCAGCTATAAGTGAAGAGGAAAGAGCAAAGGATAAAAAAACGCTGATAATACAAACCATGATTTATATGATACCGGTTTTAGGGCTACTCATAGCGGTTCTCGGATCGATACTGCTTGGAATTGCTTCTCCTACGGAGGCTTCCGCGGTGGGAGCCCTTGGCGCAGCGATTATAGCTCTTTCTTATAAAAAGCTAAATTGGAAAACCTTAAGGGATGCGGTATATGAAACCCTTAAAATAACCTCCATGGTTTTCTTCGTTATAGTCGGAGCAGGGATGTTTACATCGGTGTTTTTGTTTATGAGAGGTGGAGCACTGGTTGAATCACTTCTTATGGCAACTGGCTTTGGAAAGTGGGGAATATTGGCTCTAATGATGTTCGTCATATTCATTCTCGGAATGTTTATAGACTGGATTGGCATTCTTTACATAGTCATACCAGTATTTATGCCCATAGCTACAAAATTAGGTTTCGATCCTCTCTACTTTGCAGTGCTCATAGCGGTTAATCTTCAGATGTCATTCTTAACCCCACCGTTTGCTTATGCCATATTTTTCCTGAAGGGGGTAGCACCTCCAGAAGTAACTACAAAAGATATCTATAAGGGGGTTCTATCTTTCGTAAGCCTGCAAGCGATAGGATTAGCACTCTGTATAATTTTCCCACAGATAGTAACTTGGTTCCCGAACGTAACCTTTAAGTAA
- a CDS encoding DNA-binding protein: protein MKEEVRTSSVECKGGRLIVGRILPGTDLIEGVLKICKKHGLESGSIDVMLGSLRKFTFVYAVKDETKKLKTRYCEPVSVEGPLEFLCGNGIIGKDGRGEVVVHLHGIVSDERRKIHAGHIVKGGNPVLATIELVIRELPDIERRRELDEETEFPLFRFSRKRS, encoded by the coding sequence ATGAAGGAGGAGGTTAGAACCTCTTCCGTTGAATGCAAGGGCGGAAGACTTATTGTGGGGAGAATCCTTCCCGGAACTGATCTCATAGAAGGAGTCCTTAAGATATGCAAAAAACATGGCTTGGAAAGTGGTAGTATAGATGTAATGCTTGGAAGCTTGAGAAAGTTTACTTTCGTGTACGCTGTGAAGGACGAAACTAAAAAGCTCAAAACCAGATATTGTGAACCGGTATCGGTTGAGGGGCCCTTAGAATTCCTTTGCGGAAACGGAATTATAGGGAAGGATGGTAGAGGAGAAGTGGTTGTCCATCTCCATGGGATAGTTTCAGATGAGAGAAGGAAGATTCATGCAGGGCACATAGTAAAAGGAGGAAATCCTGTCTTAGCCACCATAGAGTTAGTTATAAGGGAACTTCCAGATATAGAGAGAAGGAGAGAACTCGACGAGGAAACGGAATTTCCCCTATTTAGGTTTAGTAGAAAGAGGAGCTGA
- a CDS encoding SDR family NAD(P)-dependent oxidoreductase: MISFSDKVALITGGGRGIGRVTALLFSRLGASVVILDLLEREGKETIKQIEAGGGSGTFIKT; the protein is encoded by the coding sequence ATGATAAGCTTTTCAGATAAGGTTGCATTAATAACGGGGGGCGGTAGAGGCATAGGGCGCGTTACCGCCCTTCTTTTTTCTCGATTAGGGGCTTCGGTCGTAATCTTGGATCTCCTTGAGAGAGAAGGCAAAGAAACAATCAAACAAATAGAAGCAGGTGGAGGAAGTGGGACTTTCATCAAAAC